The Pan paniscus chromosome 23, NHGRI_mPanPan1-v2.0_pri, whole genome shotgun sequence genome includes the window TGGGAAGATGGGAAGTGGTGGGGGGTGTTGTGCATTTCTAGAGTCCCTAAGTGTTCTACTTTGTCATCTGGGGAGGGAGGTGACAAACTAAAAAGAAGGGGCTGTCTGGATGGGGATGTGCCTGACTGGGAAGAGTAGGGGAGACATGCCCCATGCACTTACTGACCAAGGACTGGGGCTCCCCACACCCTAGAATCTGCCTGGTGAGAGGCCCCACTGGGCCAGGGACAGGCCTGGATGAGGCATCGTGGCGCATTTTCCATCTGGGGCTCCCACCTCCAGCCTGTGTaccgcccccgccccccaccccgccccagtCATGGAGCCTAGGTCGCTGGAATGGGGTGACCTTAGGTCTGTGGGCCTCTGAGACGGCTGCCCTGAGAGGTTGCCGGGTCAGGGCACGGGTAGCCCACATGCTGTACTGATACGCACAGCCTCTGGCCGTTACTCGAAGGAGCGATGTGGCTGAGGTTTCTTGGCAGGGCTGTGGCAGCCTCCCCACTGCCTCTGAGCTCTGAGGGTGACCTTGCAGGCCCAGCCTGCCGCACCACATAGCTCTGCCCCTGCATCCGCTCTGCACCCCCAGACTCCACGCTCTGCACCCCCAGACTCCACTCTCTGCCCCCACTGTCTACTGCAGGTGCCCGTGGTTGACGCGAGCTGTGTCCCCAGCTGTTCCCGTCTACAATGGCATCATCTTCCTCTTTGTCCTGGCCAACTTCAGCATGGCCACTTTCATGGACCCTGGTGTTTTCCCCCGAGGTAGGGCCCTGTGCTGCGGCAGCTCCTCTCACTTTCACTAGAGTGTGAGTGGCTAACTTGAGACAGCCTTAGGGATTCCTGGTGGGTGGGCTGGACTTGGGGGAGGGATTCACCTGCCAGGAAAGTCAACTTCCTGCTCACTGCCTGGCTCCTGGTCTGTAGCGGATGAGGATGAGGACAAGGAGGACGACTTCCGGGCTCCGCTGTACAAGAACGTGGATGTGCGAGGTATCCAGGTCCGCATGAAGTGGTGCGCCACGTGCCACTTCTACCGCCCGCCGCGCTGCTCCCACTGCAGCGTCTGTGACAACTGTGTAGAGGTGACCGCCCTGCTGCCCCGCGCTCCCCCAGCCCTGTGCCACATCCCTGCCTGCCATGTGCCCTGATGCACTGCTCCCGCCCAGGACTTTGACCACCACTGCCCCTGGGTCAACAACTGCATCGGGCGTCGAAACTATCGCTACTTCTTCCTGTTCCTGCTGTCACTCAGTGCACACATGGTGGGCGTCGTGGCCTTCGGCCTGGTCTATGTGCTGAACCACGCTGAGGGGCTGGGAGCCGCGCACACCACCATCACGTATCCTTGGTTCCTGTGGGCCTCATTGCAGAGGCGATGTGGACCGGGGACACGTTCACCAGGGAGATTGAGCCTCAGAAGGCTTGGTTCCTGCCCAGGGATCCCCAATGGGCAGGTGGCCGTCCCTAGGTCGGGAGGGGGTTTGTCCACAGGCGCCTGCTCTGTGCTGCTGCGATGGGGTCTGCGGTGTCCTGGCCTGCACCGTTGGCCTTAACGGGCTAGCATGGCTGTCATGTGTGTGGCCGGCCTCTTCTTCATCCCTGTCATTGGCCTCActggcttccatgtggtgctgGTCACTCGGGGGCGCACCACCAACGAGCAGGTGCAGACCCCATGGGGGATGGGTGGCCCCAAAGGGCCGAGAGAGTTGGGGCTGCATGGGgacagggtgggggctggggcacCCTTGCCTGAGGTAGCTTGTGCAGCTGTGTTGAGACGAGGCTCCAACTCTGAGACCCCCATGTGGGGCCACGCCTGCCCCGTCCCCTGCGCACATCCTGCCTGTGGACACTGTGGCCACCagtgacccagaaatcccacagCTCCCTGCAAGTTCAGGCTGGGTAACCTATGTGAGGGGCAGCCCTGGGCTGATCCCATCTAAGCCACTTCCCGCAAGTATCAGCTTCTAAGGAACCCCAGCTCCCTTgcccagccccctgcccaccctggcctggaCCTTGGGAGGCCAGGCTGGCTGAGGGTCCTGCATCCACAGGTGACTGGGAAGTTCCGCGGGGGTGTGAACCCTTTCACCCGAGGCTGCTGTGGGAATGTGGAGCATGTGCTGTGTAGCCCCCTGGCGCCCCGGTGAGGCCCGGcctgggcagggtggaggggggcCTCTGCTGGGTGTGGGGCGGGCAGCCTTAGACCCTCTTGGTCCGTTTTGGCTCTTGCCAGGTATGGCCAGCCCTGCCCTTGTGTGTTTGTGGCAGGTGGGCTGGCTACTGACCCCTGTGCCCTGGTGCAGGTACGTGGTGGAGCCACCCCGGCTGCCGCTCGCGGTGAGTTTGAAGCCGCCTTTCCTTAGGCCTGAACTCCTGGACCGAGCTGCACCGCTCAAGGTCAAGCTTAGTGACAACGGGCTGAAGGCTGGCCTGGGCCGTAGCAAGGTGGGCGCCTGGGCTTAGGGATGGGCTGGCAGTCAGGCCCTTGGATGGGGAAACAGGCAGGTTGGTGGGGGCCTAGAAGAGGTGGATGGGGCAGACAGAGCCGTAGACAGATTCTGGGGAGGGGGCTAGGTCCCAGGCTGAATCCCTAGTGAAGCCCTGCCCCTCATCCAAGCCCCACACACCACTGACCCCGCTCCCTCCCAGTCCAAGGGCAGCCTGGACCGGCTGGATGAGAAGCCACTGGACTTGGGGCCACCACTGCCCCCCAAGATAGAGGCTGGCACGTTCAGCAGTGACCTGCAGACCCCGCGCCCAGGCAGTGCTGGTGAGGTTGGGGCAGCCACACCTAGGGAGGGATATGGGTTGACCCTCCTCTGACCTCAGTCTGACAGTGGTCTGCATCCCCAGAGAGTGCCCTGTCAGTGCAGAGGACCAGCCCCCCGACACCTGCCATGTACAAGTTTAGGCCGGCTTTCCCCACGGGTCCCAAGGTGCCCTTCTGTGGACCAGGCGAGCAGGTAAGGAGGCCTAGCCTGCCCCCTGGCAGGCCTTGTCCCCCAGGCCCACCTCCAGGAGCTCGCCCCACAGCCTTCACCCCgtgaaggccccacctccagagcTCCATCTCTCCAGCAGAGGCCACATCCCCTGAGGCCACACCCCTCAGGGCTCTGCCTGGGTCACCAAGGGCCTTGTGTGACTGGTAGGACCCTGTCTGTGTGCACCCAGAGCTGGGACCCACAGAGGGGAGCAGGGTGTCCTGGGAGGGGCTGGCGTGGGCCATCCAGGCTTGGCGTCTGTCCCTTGGCCAGCATTGCCCTAGGCCAGGTGGGCGGCTGCCCCCAGGAGCACTGTGTACCAGGATGCCTGGAATTCCACCATTAGTCACTCTGTAAGGCCCACGGGAAGACTTTGGAAGAATTTGAGACGTGCTTGAGAAAGCACATTTCTCTTCCCTGAGTTGCATGAGTGCTCTGTGGTCACTGGAATGGTGGGCAGTGCGGGGCGGTCTGTGCAGTGATCAGGAACACCAAACAGTCCCAGGGTGCCATCCCTCCTTCTGGGCCACCCCGAGAGGCAGGCCTGTGACTGGGCCCTGTGCACCTAGACCAGCCCCATCCCCGGGGACCTCTCCCCTCAGGATTGATGTCTTTCCTGGAGAGAGTCACTGGGTGAAGCAGTGAGTCTGAGCCTCCTTGGCCAAGGGTCTGAGTCTGCAGGCATGTAGGGGCCGTGCCTCGCAGGAGGAGGCATCCCTGTTTGGAGATGAGGGCTCTGGGTATGTCATCTTCCTGGGACTCCTGGGTCCAGTGGGGGATTGGGTCTGGTTGGCCAAGTGCATTGAGCCCACATTTGCCCTGATCCACTTCTGGCTTTGTGGTTCCTGAGGCTCTTGTCCCAAGCCCAAGCCCATGCCTATGTGCCTGTCACAGGGGCTAGACGAGGCTCCTCCTCCCTCTGGCTGCCCTGAGCGGTGGGCCCCTGGGGCTGCATGGCTCCAAGGGCAGAGCCCCAGGTGTCTGCAATAGCCAGCTGTGGCCTCCCTCCTGTTGCAGAGCCCCTGCCCCTCAGCCGTGGATGCTCAGGGACAGGGCCATGGGTCACTGTGTGGCTCTTATGGCTCCTTGAGGCCCAGTTCCTGAGGCCACGGTGCCATGTGTGGCCCCCGTGGGTGCTGACTGGCGGCTGCAGGCGGGGTGGCAGGTGGGCAGTGGTGAGAATGCCTTCTCCCTACAGGTTCCAGGCCCTGATTCCCTGACCCTGGGGGACGACAGCATACGTAGCCTGGACTTTGTGTCCGAGCCGAGCCTGGACCTCCCTGACTATGGGCCAGGGGGCCTGCACGCAGCCTACCCGCCATCCCCACCGCTCAGCGCCTCTGATGCCTTCTCGGGCGCTTTGCGCTCCCTGAGCCTCAAGGCCTCGAGCCGGCGGGGCGGGGATCACGTGGCCCTGCAGCCCCTGCGCTCTGAGGGTGGGCCCCCCACGCCCCACCGTAGCATTTTTGCCCCCCATGCACTGCCCAACCGCAACGGCAGCCTGTCCTATGACAGCCTGCTCAATCCTGGCTCGCCTGGTGGCCACGCCTGCCCTGCCCACCCAGCAGTTGGCATGGCCGGATACCACTCACCCTACCTGCATCCTGGGGCAACGGGCGACCCGCCACGGCCCCTACCCCGCAGCTTCAGCCCCGTGCTGGGCCCCCGCCCCCGGGAGCCCTCGCCTGTGCGCTACGACAACCTGTCCAGGACCATCATGGCATCCATCCAGGAGCGCAAGGACAGGGAGGAGCGTGAGCGCCTGCTGCGCTCCCAGGCCGACTCACTCTTCGGCGACTCAGGCGTCTATGACGCTCCCAGCTCCTACAGCCTGCAGCAGGCCAGTGTGCTGTCCGAGGGCCCCCGAGGTCCCGCGCTGCGCTATGGCTCCAGAGACGACCTTGTGGCCGGGCCCGGCTTCGGCGGCGCCCGCAACCCTGCCCTGCAGACGTCACTGTCCTCGCTGTCCAGCTCCGTGAGCCGTGCACCGCGGACGTCGTCCTCTTCCCTGCAGGCTGATCAGGCCAGCAGCAACGCCCCGGGGCCCCGGcccagcagtggctcacacaggTCACCCTCACGCCAGGGCCTGCCCTCCCCGCCCGGCACTCCCCACTCACCATCCTACGCGGGCCCCAAAGCTGTCGCCTTCATCCACACGGACCTCCCAGAGCCACCGCCCTCGCTGACCGTGCAGAGGTGGGTGCCGGGAGGTGCGGGTGGGCTTCCTGGCACAGGGCAGCTGTCCAGCCGTCTGCAGGGCCCCTCTTGGCTGGGCACTCATAGGTCATCCCAGGGGCCTGAGTTTTTCTCTGGGGATGGGACCGGGAGGATGCGCCTCACCCTGCCTTGAAGGCCTTGGCTAGCCCGTGTAGCCCAGCTCTAAGGATGTCCTGGGCATGCTCTGGGGACAGGGTATGAGAATTTGTGTCCTGAGCCCGACGACTCGTTCTTCTAGAGCTGGCACAGACCCAGCATGTGGGAGGCCATGGGGCTTTCTCTTTGGGGCCAGTATCATGTGGCAGCCTGGGCCTCCTTTAGGCTGTGGCTCTGGCTTCCTGGGTCACAGTGGCCCTGTCCACCCAGGGCTCTCCCTGGGCCTGCTTGGCTGCATCTCTAGGAGGCTGGGGCTGAGGACGTTACCTCGCAGCAGAATGTGCCACCCTGGTGGCCGGGCCCTGGCCCTCCCTGTAGGACATAGTTCTAGGAAGCAGGGGCTTCCCTGCTCGTAGTGGGGAAGCTGAGGACTGGAGAAAGCAGGCTGGCTCCAGGCACCCGGCAGGTTGGTGACTGAGAAAGCGGGGTCAGCTGGCtcacaggcccaggcccaggtaGGAGAGCTGCACACCTGCTGGGGCCAGGACCCACGCCGCGGACGCATGGTGTCCTCACGGCATCTGTCGCCCTGTCCGGGCCTGGAAACCTCAAGCACAGGCGCAGTTGTTTCCCGTCGGCAGATGCAGCCCCAGAGGgagagcccagcccagcccaggccacTTGGCCACAAAGAGGCTGAGGGCACAGCAGTCCAGCCCTGAGCGGGTCTCCTCTACCCCACAGGGTGGGACCTGTTCAGCTTTTGTGGAGTTGGGGAGGAGGCTGCCATTGGGTGTGATGAATGGGGAGCACGAGACCTAGAAGTGGGCAGCATTGCAGCCAGGCAGGGATCGCAGCCCGGGGACAAAGGGCTCTCGCCTCAAGAAGGTTTAAGCAGCAAAGATACAGCTGCTGTTGGTCAGCGCTGGTGGGCAGGAGGGCAGCCCCTAGTTTTCCTGAGAGAGAGCAGGAATGAGGCCAGGCAGGGGCTCCATTCAGTGCCCACCTGGCTGCCCCATGCTCTCTGTGGCCAGTGCTGGCTAGGAGGGACCCAGGGACTCGGGAGGGTGGTGGCAGTTGTGACGACATCTGTCTGTCCTGTGACAGCACAGCCGCTCCCCAGGCAGGCTCTGCATCCCTCACCTGCTTTCCAGGTGAACCCTCCAAGCCCAGAGGGCAGGGACTGCACGGGGCCCCACAACACGGCTGCAGTAGTCCACGTCCGCGTCGTCTCTGTCTTGCTGCCTCCTCCGTCCTCTGTCCCCGTGTTCGTGTGTTCAccgtgtgcacgtgtgtatgtgcTTGTTTTGATGCAGGGACCACCCTCAGCTGAAGACTCCCCCAAGTAAGCTTAATGGGCAGTCCCCGGGCCTGGCCCGGCTGGGACCTGCCACCGGCCCCCCAGGGCCCTCTGCCAGCCCTACACGGCACACGCTGGTTAAGAAGGTGTCCGGCGTGGGTGGGACCACGTACGAGATCTCGGTGTGAGGACTGACTGCCACACATCCGCCATGGTGCCACGGGGACCAGGACCCCGCAGCGcaccccccctccccaccaactTCTCTGCCCCAGGGACCCGAGGCCACCCCAGCCTGGTGTGGACCCATCGGCGGGAGAGAGTGCCACGCCTCCACAGCTTGCCCCAAGCGCTCTGCCTGCCCGTCCACTCATCTGCCCATGGGGAAGTCGGCTCACTGGGACAAGGGCCACTGGGCTGGTCTGTGTCTGGGCCTGTCCCATGGCTGGGGCAGTGAGGGGGCCCAGTCAGCCTCTTTGGGGCaccctctgtcagccaggcttggcccgctgccatcacccagcaccCCAGATCACCGCCAGGCCAGCCCCCAACGGTCCCCTTACGGACGGGTCCCAGAGATGGACAGAGGCACCCAGGGCCCCCACCGTCCTTCTGACACAGCCTGTGGGCTCCCGGACTGAGTGTCCCCCGCCAGGCTACTCCTAACTAACGCGTTGCCTTTCACGGACCCCGCTGGAAGCTTGTAGCTTGGCAAGGCCGATGCTTCTGCCCTGGCCTGCTCTGGGTGGTGGTGGATAGGTGGACAGACGGCCAGCCAGCCAGCTGTGGCCGGGGGCCCGGCTCCATGTGTCCCGTGTCTGTGTGCTGTGCTGCCGCGCCGTGTCTGATGTGTCAGTGCTCCGGCCGCCGCTGTCCCTTTCATCAAAGCCTTAACCTTTGCTTTATGCTCTTGTGGGAGGCGACGGGGGGCAGGCGGGAGCAGGCACGGGGGTGATGCTGCCACAGGGGGCTGGTGACACCCagagccccctccccagccctcaggCCCTCCCTGCCAAACTGGAGAACCCCGCCCCAAGGCATGCCACGTCCGCAGCCCCGGCCTGGCTGCGGTGCTCGTGCCGTGGGAAAGCACACTGGGGAGGGGTCAGTGCTTCCCTTGGTGTCAGGGACCTGAGAGTAAGCACATGACAGCGTCTGCTTGCGTTGtgtctgttttatgtttttatatctacatctatatatctataattttattaaaaaaaagaaaaagagttattTTGATTCTTTCCTTGGGCAAGGCCAGGGCTATTGCTGCAGGATCCCGAGTTAGGGGAGGGCAGGGGCCGGGCCCCAGAAGAGGGAGTGGCTGCTGTCTGGTGTGCAGGGGTCGGTGGGTTCCTCAGGGGCATTTCTGCCGACTTGGGCTGAGTCAGAGGCTTGGGAGGAGGGGGCGGCCGATGGTCTGTGGCTGGGAAGTGTGAGGGTCTCTCGCCTTGGGTCTGTGTCAGTTCTGGCAGTGACAGGGTGTTTGGGGGAAAGACTTGGGTCTGCCGCTACCCACAGGGGACTCTCAGGAACCCGAGAGCTTGGGAGATGAAATGGGGGTGCATAGGGGCCACCTGTTGGCTCAGGGCCCTGTGGGGGCCGCTGAACCTGCTGGAACTCTCCTGCCTGCCACATGCCAGGGGCAGGGCTGAGGGAGTGTGAGGGATGCACAGCTGTTCAGGGCTGAGACATCCTGGGCTGGGGCTGTCCCAGCGTGGGAGGCGTGCGGGCTGTAGGGCCCCGAAGCTGACCTCCAcctttctgcttctctctcacGGACGCCGCGGCCCACAGGGGGCGGATTGGCACCTGCACCCGTGGATGGGGGCGGCGTGGCCAGCCTTGGGTGCCTCCTGGGCTGCACCTGTGCCACCTTGGCCGCCCGGAGGACCGCCCACCACTGCGGGCCCCCTGGAGCCAGGCCGCCGGGGCACCCCCACGCGGGGCCATGTGCCGCCTGCACTTGGCTGCCTCCAGTCTTTTCCCCAGCCTCTCGGGGCCCTAGCAGGATGACAAGTAGGCGGCTCTGGGGCCCAGGACAGCCCAGCTGGGGACCCAGGAGGTCAGACTGCAGTGGAccctggggcagggctgggggtgggctgGGCTCTCTGCTCCACCAGCCACAGCTTGACAGACTCCCAGCCTGCCAGGGCCTGAGACCCTGTGTCCACATGACCTCAGGGAGTCCCCCACCTGCTGCAGGGGGTGCAGCACCCCACAGGGGGCAGTCCCAGAGCTGTGGGGACCGGCACGACCTTTGCCCAGCCTCCCTACCCAACCAAGCACTTTAGACTAAGCCACTTCCTCCTCGGGGAGCCCAGGCCTCCGTGGGTTGGgctgggtggggggggggtctcaGGTTGCCCCTGAAGGTCTCTGCACtcctcctgcccttcccctgACACATGAACAGATGCCTTAACTTCCTGGAGCCACCAGCCTGGTGAGCCATTGGCCCCTGCCTGCCACCAAGGTCCTGTGGTCGTGGCCAGCTCCGCCTGGGCCCCATTGGGGCTGCCTGCACCCAGAGACGATGCCGACGGGATCTCAGAGGGCCTGAGGCCCAAGCCCTGTGTCCTCCAGCAGTGGTACGGCCTGCGGCAGGGTGGCACTCCGGCCAGCCCTTCTCAGTCACAGGGTCCCTGTCCCTGGGTCCACCCTGGGCTGTGGCTCTACATCTCCCATTTGGGGACGAGAAAGCCACAAAACCATTCTCTATTGTTCTTAAGGGTACCCCTGCTAATTAATTCCCCAAATAAAATTTTTGGTGTTGATCAGCTCTGTCTACCAATGTGGTCCCCTGGACCGGACAGGGCCCTGGGTTGGGGAGGTGACAGGACCTGGGCAGGGAGGGTGGTGGCCAGGAAGGGAGGGGAGTTGCATGAGGGGCATGAGGTCAGTGGATCAGCAGGTTCAGCGCTGAAAACCTGACCTCTGAGGTCCCTGGGAGGGCCTGGCCCAGGGGGCAAGACCTGAGGACCCCCCAGTCCTTACTGCTGTTGCCTTTCAGTGGAGACCCTCCTAAGACGCCTTGGGGGGTCAGAGCCCCGTGCAGAGGGGCTGCCTTCTGGAGGGCAGGTAGGATGTGGGGTGGGAAGCCGGCCCTGAGCTGGGGTCTCCACCCTGAGGGACCCTCGCTGCAGGATCGCCTGGGCATCCCTCCCCCAATTTCCACAGAGACGTGCTCACCGGCCACTTATGTCATGACTCTATGTCCAGCCACAGGCCCAGCCCTCAGGAcagaccccacctccaccctTCTCTGCAGCTTCTGGCAAGGATGGTGCACAGTGGTGCCATGTGCAGGGGGCTGGCACGGCCACTGGGCATCCGGGGCAGTGCTGGTCGCCTGGCCGCCTTGCTGGGGCCACTGGGCCTCTGGCCTAGAAGGGCAGGAAGCCGTCCACTTTGAGGCGCAGGAAGGGGTCCAGCAGGGCCCGGAGCTTCCAGACGGTGGCACGGCTCAGCAGGGGCGGCACCAGCCCCTCGAAAAGTGTGGGGTTCACCACGTACACGTAGGCAGCGGTCCAGACCAGCAGGGCGCCCAGCAGCAGCCTCAGGGTCAGCAGCCTGCGGGCGGCGGTGGTCAGGGGCAGGGGCGCGCGGggggcctgggggctgggctctGCCGTGCAGTCACCTACCAGAGCTGGCCTGCCAGGCCCTTGGAGCTTCCCAGCTTTGGCCTCCCTTTCTGTTGGGGAGGGGCTGGATCAGAGCCCACCCCGAGTGTCCAGGCTGAGGGCAGGGATCCCTGGCTTTGGGAAACCCTCCTCAGACAGGGCTCCCCGCACCGCAGCCCTGGCCCCTTCCTCCTGGACAGGCTCCTGCAGCCACTTTTCAGATGCCCCCCGCCCTGGACCTGCCCTCCCGGAGCCCATTTCTCCCTCTCGCCCAAGCAGGGCCCTGAGTGGGGGGCTGGTCTCCAGACCCAGAGTGGGGCGTGGGGGGCTCACCGACATGCTTGCCATCTGCTTCTCCTTCCTGGCTCGAGTGCGGCACTGGGCCCGCTCCCTGCGGGGGCCTCACTGTCAGGACCCCacaccctccacccccagcctGGCACCCACCCCCTGGCTCGGTGCTGTGGAGGTGGGGGGTCAAGGATGGGTCTGCCCTGTCCTGACCAGGACACCTTCCGAGACCCTGCTCAGCCGGCCCGGCCCCTGCCCCCGTGTTACCTGAGAATCTCCAGCTGGATGTCCTCCATCTGGTCCAGCACGCCCCGGATGTCCTTCTTGAGGTTCTGGGGGCCAGAGGAGGTAAGCACAGCAGGCCCCTCGCCCCGCCCTCCGTGGCCTCTCGCCTGCCGGGCCCCGTCCTTCTGGGTGCTGCCCTGTGGGGACCTACCAGGAGCCCGGTGGCCTGGTTGTTCAGGGCCATGTGCATCTCAGCCACGTTGTCCCACACCTAGGGGGAGGTGGGGTCACGCCTGAGGAGCAGGACCCACTGGGTGGGCCCCCAGCACCCCTCCCCCTCAGCCAGGCAGGCACCTCTGTGATGACCATCTTCTTCCTCTCAAAGCACAGGCGGATCTGCTGCAGCTCGTTCTGAGGGTGGGGCCCAGGGTGGGCTTGGGCAGCATCAGCAGGGTGGCCGGTACCTCCCCACCGGGCCCACTGGCCTGCTGCACGAAGACCTCCCTCCCTAATGAACCCCTCAGGCCCACCTGGAGTGCTGTACGAAGCTTCCTCCCCCCAcagcccctcccccaggcccaccTGGGACTGCTGCACGAAAGCCTCTTGCCCCTGGCACAGCTCCCGCCGCAGCAGCTGCAGAGGTGCCCTGTTCCCCGAGGGCTGCGTGCCAGCCGGGTCGGGGGGCTGTGGGAGAGCCCCCACATCAGCCCTAAGACTGTGGGCTAGAGGGGCGTTGGCTGCATGGGGTCCCTGGGCCCTGTACTTACCCAGGCCAGAGCAGTGCAGCTTGAGTGTTCGGGACACAGGGGCAGGAACTGCTGCCCCGGCCCCAGGAGGGCCCCCAGCTGCTCCCGAAGGTCCTGGTTCTGCCTtttctggggtgggggcagagagagGGGGCTGCCTGTCATGGCCgctcctggggctggggctggggctggggcaggggcaggggcgccaggtggtgggtggggctggggctggggcaggggtacCAGGCGGTGGGTgggactggggctggggctggggctggggcggtGGGTGGGGTGCTCACCAGGCTGTGGTTCTCCTGCTCCAGCTGCAGGAAGGACTGTTCTGCAGAGCCCAGCAGCCCGCACTGAAGCTGGGACAGGGCTACCCTGGGCGAGGCCAGGGCCCCTCCCTCCCGCGACAGGGGTGGGCATGGGCAGGGTCTGGTCCCTGAGCCAATGGATCCCCCCTGCCTGGGAGCCCCCTGGTTCGACCCTGGGTGCAGGGGCCAGCCCCACCCAAGCCCTGCCTCCAGGTCTCCTTGTCTCGGCCCCTCAGTGTCTCTCGCTCTCTGCTCCTGGCTGGACAGAAAGAGCCCGGGAGCCTCGCCCTCCACTGTGGGCCCACTGCCCCCTGCCCCTGGGACTGGGAAAGGTCTCTGGGACTGCACTGAGTGAGCAGAGGAGATGGGGCCCAGGCAGGGCCACCCTACAAATCCCTGGCAGGGCTGGTCCAGGCCTCCTCCATGGCTgctggaggctggggctgggggacactgggggtgggggtggccgcAGGGGCCCAGGGTTTTCagcccctccatccctccctgcaACCCCTTCCTGATCCCAGGTCCAGGCTCTGGCCTGGCCCAACCTGCCACCCTCTTACTGAGGGGGCTGCCCCAGGCAACAGTCACAAAGGCCTGAGTGCAGCCAGGGCGGTCACAATGGGCCCCTCCCACCTGGTCCTGAAGCTGCCCCGCCTGATGACCTCACTGCCTCTGACCCACTGACCCGCCATgcgagttttctttctttctttcttttatgggaAGGGgcattgctctgtcacccaggctggagtgcagtggcacaagatgtctcattgcagcctccaactcctgggctcaggcaatcctcccacctcagcctcccaagtagctaggactacagatgtgtgcaaccatgcccggctaatttttaaattttttgtagagataggggtctcgctatgttgcccaggctggtcacaaactcctggcctcaagcgatcctcttacctcaatatctgaaagtgttgggattacggatgtgagccactgcacccagcctagttaTAAAACAGATAATACACACACTCACAGTGTGGATTCAAAAAGTATCAAACAATAAAAACGGTGTCCAAGCTTTTCCCACCTTTATCTCCTGTCCCTGCAGCCAGGAGCTTCCTCTTTAAGCTCCTAGAGGTGGGCTGCCGTCCCCTGCCCCTGGTTCACACGGAAGAGGTCATCCTGTAGCCCAGCTTTGCTTTTCACCTAATATATCGCTgaggttttaaaacattcttttctagcTATGTATTGAATATTTACATTATGCCAGATCCAGTACATGCCATTGTtatcctctgttttttttttttttttttttttgagacggagtcttgctctgtcgcccaggctgcagtgcggtggcgcgatctcggctcactgcaagctccgcctcccaggttcacgccattctcctgcctcagcctcccgagtagctgggactacaggcgcccgccaccacgcccggctaatttttttgtatttttagtagagacggggtttcaccgtgttagccaggatggtctcgatctcctgacctcatgatccgcccatctcggcctcccaaagtgctgggattacaggcgtgagccaccgcgcctggcctgttatcCTCTGTTTATGGgtgggaaagctgaggcaggaagcccTTTAGTCACT containing:
- the ZDHHC8 gene encoding palmitoyltransferase ZDHHC8 isoform X1: MPRGFRPEGSLGKGLRPQTPPRPPARLRGPGPGGPGLRRGAHQLGRRGAWVPGPREPRAPAGLGSPRPRGPAPSEGPANRWRSPGPIDSPRPVPPRRGPQRPVHLKGRADISAPPPPPPVGWDFLRRRRRRRGSCAASSPPARPRPDPGRPRPPGPGEGCGGAAPRMPRSPGTRLKPAKYIPVATAAALLVGSSTLFFVFTCPWLTRAVSPAVPVYNGIIFLFVLANFSMATFMDPGVFPRADEDEDKEDDFRAPLYKNVDVRGIQVRMKWCATCHFYRPPRCSHCSVCDNCVEDFDHHCPWVNNCIGRRNYRYFFLFLLSLSAHMVGVVAFGLVYVLNHAEGLGAAHTTITMAVMCVAGLFFIPVIGLTGFHVVLVTRGRTTNEQVTGKFRGGVNPFTRGCCGNVEHVLCSPLAPRYVVEPPRLPLAVSLKPPFLRPELLDRAAPLKVKLSDNGLKAGLGRSKSKGSLDRLDEKPLDLGPPLPPKIEAGTFSSDLQTPRPGSAESALSVQRTSPPTPAMYKFRPAFPTGPKVPFCGPGEQVPGPDSLTLGDDSIRSLDFVSEPSLDLPDYGPGGLHAAYPPSPPLSASDAFSGALRSLSLKASSRRGGDHVALQPLRSEGGPPTPHRSIFAPHALPNRNGSLSYDSLLNPGSPGGHACPAHPAVGMAGYHSPYLHPGATGDPPRPLPRSFSPVLGPRPREPSPVRYDNLSRTIMASIQERKDREERERLLRSQADSLFGDSGVYDAPSSYSLQQASVLSEGPRGPALRYGSRDDLVAGPGFGGARNPALQTSLSSLSSSVSRAPRTSSSSLQADQASSNAPGPRPSSGSHRSPSRQGLPSPPGTPHSPSYAGPKAVAFIHTDLPEPPPSLTVQRGRIGTCTRGWGRRGQPWVPPGLHLCHLGRPEDRPPLRAPWSQAAGAPPRGAMCRLHLAASSLFPSLSGP
- the ZDHHC8 gene encoding palmitoyltransferase ZDHHC8 isoform X2 codes for the protein MPRGFRPEGSLGKGLRPQTPPRPPARLRGPGPGGPGLRRGAHQLGRRGAWVPGPREPRAPAGLGSPRPRGPAPSEGPANRWRSPGPIDSPRPVPPRRGPQRPVHLKGRADISAPPPPPPVGWDFLRRRRRRRGSCAASSPPARPRPDPGRPRPPGPGEGCGGAAPRMPRSPGTRLKPAKYIPVATAAALLVGSSTLFFVFTCPWLTRAVSPAVPVYNGIIFLFVLANFSMATFMDPGVFPRADEDEDKEDDFRAPLYKNVDVRGIQVRMKWCATCHFYRPPRCSHCSVCDNCVEDFDHHCPWVNNCIGRRNYRYFFLFLLSLSAHMVGVVAFGLVYVLNHAEGLGAAHTTITMAVMCVAGLFFIPVIGLTGFHVVLVTRGRTTNEQVTGKFRGGVNPFTRGCCGNVEHVLCSPLAPRYVVEPPRLPLAVSLKPPFLRPELLDRAAPLKVKLSDNGLKAGLGRSKSKGSLDRLDEKPLDLGPPLPPKIEAGTFSSDLQTPRPGSAESALSVQRTSPPTPAMYKFRPAFPTGPKVPFCGPGEQVPGPDSLTLGDDSIRSLDFVSEPSLDLPDYGPGGLHAAYPPSPPLSASDAFSGALRSLSLKASSRRGGDHVALQPLRSEGGPPTPHRSIFAPHALPNRNGSLSYDSLLNPGSPGGHACPAHPAVGMAGYHSPYLHPGATGDPPRPLPRSFSPVLGPRPREPSPVRYDNLSRTIMASIQERKDREERERLLRSQADSLFGDSGVYDAPSSYSLQQASVLSEGPRGPALRYGSRDDLVAGPGFGGARNPALQTSLSSLSSSVSRAPRTSSSSLQADQASSNAPGPRPSSGSHRSPSRQGLPSPPGTPHSPSYAGPKAVAFIHTDLPEPPPSLTVQRDHPQLKTPPSKLNGQSPGLARLGPATGPPGPSASPTRHTLVKKVSGVGGTTYEISV